A region of Streptomyces sp. R44 DNA encodes the following proteins:
- the dusB gene encoding tRNA dihydrouridine synthase DusB, producing MTAFTPLAIGPHIVQPPVVLAPMAGITNAPFRTLCREFSGGKGLFVSEMITTRALVERNEKTMQLIRFDETEKPRSIQLYGVDPVTVGKAVRMIVDEDLADHIDLNFGCPVPKVTRKGGGSALPYKRPLLRAILNEAVTNAGDLPVTMKMRKGIDDDHITYLDAGRIAVEEGVTAIALHGRTAAQHYGGTADWDAIARLKEHVPEIPVLGNGDIWSADDALRMMRETGCDGVVVGRGCLGRPWLFGDLVAGFEGTGAYAQPGLREVADAMVRHARLLGEWLGDEARGVIDFRKHVAWYLKGFAVGSEMRKKLAITSSLDELRAQLSELDLDQPWPVGADGPRGRTSGNNRVVLPDGWLKDPYDCAGVSEDAELDTSGG from the coding sequence ATGACCGCGTTCACCCCTCTCGCCATCGGGCCGCACATCGTGCAGCCGCCGGTGGTGCTCGCCCCGATGGCCGGCATCACCAACGCCCCCTTCCGTACCCTCTGCCGTGAGTTCAGCGGCGGCAAGGGACTGTTCGTGAGCGAGATGATCACGACGCGCGCCCTGGTCGAGCGCAACGAGAAGACGATGCAGCTCATCCGTTTCGACGAGACGGAGAAGCCGCGCTCGATCCAGCTGTACGGCGTGGATCCGGTGACGGTCGGCAAGGCCGTGCGGATGATCGTCGACGAGGACCTCGCCGACCACATCGACCTGAACTTCGGCTGCCCGGTCCCCAAGGTGACCCGGAAGGGCGGCGGCTCGGCCCTGCCCTACAAGCGGCCGCTGCTGCGGGCGATCCTCAACGAGGCCGTGACCAACGCGGGCGACCTGCCGGTCACGATGAAGATGCGCAAGGGCATCGACGACGACCACATCACCTACCTCGACGCCGGCCGGATCGCCGTCGAGGAGGGTGTCACCGCCATCGCCCTGCACGGCAGGACCGCCGCCCAGCACTACGGCGGCACGGCCGACTGGGACGCGATCGCGCGGCTCAAGGAGCACGTGCCGGAGATCCCGGTGCTCGGCAACGGCGACATCTGGTCGGCGGACGACGCGCTGCGGATGATGCGGGAGACGGGCTGCGACGGCGTCGTCGTGGGCCGGGGCTGCCTGGGCCGCCCGTGGCTCTTCGGGGACCTCGTGGCAGGCTTCGAGGGCACCGGCGCCTACGCGCAGCCGGGACTCCGGGAGGTCGCGGACGCGATGGTGCGGCACGCGCGGCTGCTCGGCGAGTGGCTGGGTGACGAGGCACGCGGTGTCATCGACTTCCGCAAGCACGTGGCCTGGTACCTGAAGGGCTTCGCGGTCGGCTCCGAGATGCGCAAGAAGCTCGCGATCACCTCTTCTCTGGACGAGCTGCGCGCTCAGTTGAGCGAGCTCGACCTGGACCAGCCGTGGCCGGTGGGTGCGGACGGCCCCCGGGGTCGTACGTCCGGAAACAACCGAGTTGTCCTGCCGGACGGCTGGTTGAAGGACCCCTACGACTGCGCCGGAGTGAGCGAGGACGCCGAGCTGGACACGTCCGGAGGCTGA
- a CDS encoding MFS transporter, giving the protein MPELTRGRRLVVLAICCMSLLIVSLDNTALNVALPAMRRDLGATVAGMQWVIDAYTLVLASLLMLAGSTADRIGRRKVFVTGLAVFALGSLLCSLAPNLEALIAFRAVQAVGGSMLNPVAMSIITNTFTEPAARARAIGVWGGVVGVSMAAGPLVGGVLVQSVGWRSIFWVNLPVALVALVLTLRYVPESRAPRPRRPDPVGQLLVTALLGSLTYAIIETDPLFAGIAAVALAGLLLYEPRRREPLIDLRFFRSAPFSGATVIAVCAFASLGGFLFLNTLYLQDVRGLSPLSAGLWMLPMAGMTFVFAPLSGRLTAARGPRLSLLLAGTAMAAGPLLFAAFEAETSDALLLTGYVVFGIGFGLVNAPITNTAVSGMPRAQAGVAAAVASTSRQVGQTLGVAVIGAVLAAGLGAVPDADAFVAAARPGYWIITGCGLAVLVVGAVTSGAWARRTAERTARCLAPEEEREGGKEGGPQAMAKTPAP; this is encoded by the coding sequence ATGCCCGAGCTCACACGCGGTCGCCGTCTCGTCGTCCTCGCGATCTGCTGCATGAGCCTGCTCATCGTCAGCCTGGACAACACCGCGCTGAACGTCGCCCTGCCCGCGATGCGGCGCGATCTCGGCGCCACCGTCGCCGGCATGCAGTGGGTGATCGACGCCTACACGCTGGTCCTGGCCTCCCTGCTGATGCTCGCGGGCTCCACCGCCGACCGGATCGGCCGCCGCAAGGTCTTCGTCACCGGCCTGGCCGTCTTCGCCCTCGGCTCGCTGCTCTGCTCCCTCGCGCCGAACCTGGAGGCCCTGATCGCCTTCCGGGCGGTCCAGGCCGTGGGCGGCTCGATGCTGAACCCGGTCGCCATGTCGATCATCACGAACACCTTCACGGAACCGGCCGCACGCGCGCGTGCCATCGGCGTCTGGGGCGGGGTCGTCGGCGTCTCCATGGCCGCCGGGCCGCTGGTCGGCGGTGTGCTGGTCCAGTCGGTCGGCTGGCGGTCGATCTTCTGGGTGAACCTGCCGGTCGCCCTCGTCGCCCTGGTCCTGACCCTGCGGTACGTCCCCGAGTCCCGCGCGCCCCGCCCCCGGCGCCCCGACCCGGTCGGGCAGCTCCTGGTGACGGCGCTCCTCGGCTCCCTCACGTACGCGATCATCGAGACCGACCCGCTCTTCGCCGGGATCGCGGCCGTCGCGCTCGCCGGTCTCCTCCTCTACGAGCCCCGCCGCCGCGAGCCGCTCATCGACCTGCGGTTCTTCCGCAGCGCGCCGTTCAGCGGGGCCACCGTCATCGCGGTCTGCGCCTTCGCCTCGCTCGGCGGCTTCCTGTTCCTGAACACGCTCTACCTCCAGGACGTGCGCGGGCTCTCCCCGCTGTCCGCCGGGCTCTGGATGCTGCCGATGGCCGGCATGACCTTCGTCTTCGCCCCGCTGTCGGGGCGGCTCACGGCGGCGCGCGGGCCGCGCCTCTCGCTGCTGCTCGCGGGGACGGCGATGGCGGCGGGGCCGCTGCTCTTCGCGGCCTTCGAGGCCGAGACGAGCGATGCGCTGCTCCTCACCGGGTACGTGGTCTTCGGCATCGGCTTCGGCCTGGTGAACGCCCCGATCACGAACACCGCCGTGTCCGGGATGCCCCGCGCGCAGGCCGGGGTGGCGGCCGCGGTGGCCTCGACGAGCCGCCAGGTCGGGCAGACGCTCGGCGTCGCGGTGATCGGCGCGGTCCTGGCGGCGGGACTCGGCGCCGTGCCGGACGCGGACGCGTTCGTGGCGGCGGCCCGCCCCGGCTACTGGATCATCACGGGCTGCGGGCTCGCCGTCCTGGTGGTCGGCGCCGTCACCAGCGGCGCGTGGGCTCGGCGCACGGCGGAGCGGACGGCGCGGTGCCTGGCGCCGGAGGAGGAGCGGGAAGGCGGCAAGGAGGGCGGACCTCAGGCGATGGCCAAGACACCGGCGCCCTGA
- a CDS encoding helix-turn-helix domain-containing protein, translating to MTVMALSAPEQDIRRHELAAFLRSRRERITPEQVGLPRGRRRRTPGLRREEVAHLSAVGVTWYTWLEQARDIQVSPQVLDALAGALLLDPTERTHLFALAGATDPHPEATCSAVTPTLRRLLDQLEPVPAAIQNSRYDFLAHNRTFGQLFCDLDALPREDRNSLWLAFTNEDFRASVTDLPEVMRALAGKLRAAMAEHLAEPAWKELVRRLEEASPEFRELWARHEVVAPGGRVKVIRNARVGLLSFEHTNLWLGPNAGTHLVTYVPVDDATQAGVARLLDLIVREREARACLTIPAGSGPSGTHARRTAETPK from the coding sequence ATGACCGTCATGGCGTTGAGCGCACCCGAGCAGGACATCCGGCGCCACGAGCTCGCCGCCTTCCTCCGCTCCCGCCGCGAGCGCATCACCCCCGAGCAGGTCGGCCTGCCCCGGGGCCGGCGCCGCCGCACCCCAGGACTGCGCCGCGAGGAGGTCGCGCACCTCTCCGCCGTCGGCGTCACCTGGTACACCTGGCTCGAACAGGCCCGGGACATCCAGGTCTCCCCGCAGGTCCTGGACGCCCTCGCCGGGGCCCTGCTGCTCGACCCGACCGAGCGGACCCATCTCTTCGCGCTCGCCGGGGCGACCGATCCGCACCCCGAGGCGACCTGCTCCGCCGTCACGCCCACCCTGCGCCGGCTCCTCGACCAGCTGGAGCCCGTCCCGGCCGCGATCCAGAACAGCCGCTACGACTTCCTCGCCCACAACCGCACGTTCGGGCAGCTCTTCTGCGATCTGGACGCGCTGCCCCGCGAGGACCGCAACTCCCTCTGGCTGGCCTTCACGAACGAGGACTTCCGGGCCTCGGTCACCGATCTGCCCGAGGTCATGCGCGCGCTCGCCGGGAAGCTCCGCGCCGCCATGGCCGAGCACCTGGCCGAGCCCGCCTGGAAGGAGCTCGTACGCCGCCTCGAAGAGGCCTCGCCCGAGTTCCGGGAGCTGTGGGCGCGGCACGAGGTGGTCGCCCCCGGCGGCCGCGTGAAGGTCATCCGCAACGCCCGCGTGGGGCTGCTCAGCTTCGAGCACACCAACCTCTGGCTCGGCCCGAACGCCGGGACCCACCTCGTCACGTACGTCCCCGTGGACGACGCCACCCAGGCCGGCGTCGCCCGCCTCCTCGACCTGATCGTCCGGGAACGGGAGGCTCGGGCCTGTCTGACAATTCCCGCCGGGTCCGGGCCGTCCGGCACGCACGCTCGCCGCACGGCCGAAACGCCCAAGTAG